In a genomic window of Fibrobacter sp. UWH4:
- a CDS encoding type II toxin-antitoxin system RelE/ParE family toxin: MPSKKIIVEWSESASLDLKSIILHIATSSPKNAKDSLARIKKECQVLEKFPDLGKIPAELEYLQINGFRELVVSPWRIFYRKEENRVKVLAVVDSRRDLDDALWTRMMFPIV; encoded by the coding sequence ATGCCCTCTAAGAAAATCATTGTAGAATGGTCCGAATCGGCATCTCTCGACTTGAAGTCCATCATCTTGCATATTGCAACAAGTAGCCCCAAAAACGCAAAAGACTCGCTTGCTAGAATAAAAAAGGAATGCCAAGTCCTTGAAAAGTTTCCAGATTTGGGCAAAATTCCTGCGGAATTAGAATATTTGCAAATCAACGGATTCCGGGAACTCGTTGTAAGCCCCTGGAGAATTTTTTATCGCAAAGAAGAAAACCGCGTCAAAGTCTTGGCTGTTGTCGATTCAAGACGCGATCTAGATGACGCCCTCTGGACACGTATGATGTTCCCGATTGTATAG
- a CDS encoding type II toxin-antitoxin system Phd/YefM family antitoxin, whose product MPTYKNIKPISYIKANAAKVLDHVNDTRAPYIVTQNGEARGVILDTETFQMMQDGLKLFKLFAQSEAEFSKGKTINQKDLFDSLEKELNAL is encoded by the coding sequence ATGCCGACCTATAAAAATATCAAGCCGATTTCTTACATTAAGGCAAACGCTGCAAAAGTGCTAGACCATGTAAATGACACTCGTGCACCCTACATCGTCACGCAAAACGGTGAAGCTCGCGGCGTAATCCTCGATACCGAGACATTCCAAATGATGCAGGACGGCTTAAAGTTGTTTAAGCTTTTCGCTCAAAGCGAAGCCGAATTTTCAAAAGGAAAAACAATCAATCAAAAAGACCTCTTTGATTCCTTGGAGAAAGAACTAAATGCCCTCTAA